In Bacteroidota bacterium, a single window of DNA contains:
- a CDS encoding substrate-binding domain-containing protein, producing MKTASFHRLVVFLSLVLTWTGCQKDTQDLPTRGKLVVISSEDIFPAIDAEVKEFESLYEQAHITHLQSTTRDAVVQLLNDSVKLITSPRQFNDEERAVIRKYKLDVDTFKIAYDAALVIVNERNALTRITVEQLKDILLGKAKMWRDLGEKKAGGEIVVALGGPNSGMYEYVKGRITNSQPLAGVVVPCSTTTQVIEYVAAHANAIGFVSQSWVSETPAKTRILDIGDPNFSRDSTSKTLEYFPPLQAHVYRGYYPLSRTLYIFSRNAGTGVGVGFTAFVTGAEGQKLFLNKGLVPATMPVRLIQLQSQ from the coding sequence ATGAAGACCGCTTCCTTCCATAGGTTAGTTGTATTCCTTTCGCTTGTTCTCACTTGGACGGGCTGTCAAAAAGATACCCAAGACCTGCCGACGCGGGGAAAGCTTGTTGTTATTTCCTCGGAGGATATTTTCCCCGCGATCGATGCGGAGGTGAAAGAGTTTGAGTCTCTGTACGAGCAGGCGCATATCACGCACCTCCAATCGACGACCCGCGATGCGGTGGTGCAGCTGCTCAACGACAGCGTGAAGCTGATCACCAGCCCCCGCCAGTTCAACGATGAAGAAAGAGCGGTCATCAGGAAATACAAGCTCGACGTCGATACCTTTAAGATCGCGTACGACGCCGCCCTGGTGATCGTCAACGAACGCAATGCTCTCACCCGCATCACGGTTGAGCAATTGAAAGACATTTTGTTGGGGAAAGCGAAAATGTGGCGAGACCTCGGCGAGAAAAAGGCTGGAGGAGAGATCGTGGTCGCTCTCGGCGGACCGAACAGCGGGATGTACGAATACGTGAAAGGCCGCATTACGAATTCCCAGCCGCTCGCTGGCGTTGTCGTTCCGTGTTCGACAACGACCCAGGTGATCGAGTATGTCGCCGCTCATGCCAATGCCATCGGCTTTGTCAGTCAGAGCTGGGTTTCCGAAACTCCTGCCAAAACAAGAATTCTGGACATCGGCGACCCGAATTTCTCAAGAGATTCGACGTCGAAAACGCTGGAGTATTTTCCGCCGCTGCAGGCCCATGTCTACCGCGGATATTATCCCCTGTCGCGGACGCTCTATATTTTTTCCCGGAACGCGGGGACCGGCGTCGGCGTCGGGTTCACGGCCTTCGTGACGGGGGCCGAGGGGCAAAAGCTTTTTCTTAATAAAGGACTCGTGCCAGCGACGATGCCGGTCCGTCTTATCCAACTTCAATCCCAGTAA
- a CDS encoding biopolymer transporter ExbD: MPKIHRKRVGFKLDMTPMVDVGFLLLTFFMLTTQFKPSEDLQITLPSSHSVFKIPGADVITLSIGKEGQIMLGVDSELLREALFGQAAKLKGGVLVQTSELANLLIQARTRNPRLKTVIKADKDVDYGVIEDVMNILQKVNITRFNLVTELDKN; the protein is encoded by the coding sequence ATGCCAAAAATTCACAGAAAACGCGTTGGCTTTAAGCTGGATATGACGCCGATGGTTGATGTTGGATTTCTCTTGCTGACATTTTTCATGCTGACGACGCAGTTCAAGCCGTCCGAAGACCTCCAGATCACCCTCCCTTCGTCCCACTCGGTCTTCAAGATCCCCGGGGCCGATGTCATTACGCTGTCGATAGGAAAAGAGGGGCAGATCATGCTCGGCGTAGATTCCGAGCTCCTTCGGGAAGCGCTTTTCGGCCAGGCGGCCAAGCTCAAGGGAGGCGTTTTGGTGCAGACAAGCGAACTGGCGAACCTGCTCATCCAGGCGCGTACGAGGAATCCAAGATTGAAGACAGTCATTAAAGCCGACAAAGACGTCGATTACGGGGTGATTGAGGACGTAATGAACATTCTTCAAAAAGTGAACATTACGCGCTTTAACCTCGTTACTGAATTAGACAAGAATTAA
- a CDS encoding tetratricopeptide repeat protein, producing MYYLCKHTAAFLFLVALSECAYGQDDLSLGRDALQRKSYDTAIVVLSRAQKAAPRVLETNFYLGEAFRLKGVKDSAEYFLQRAVDINETYLPAWSSLGTLMIKTGQWDKAAKVFAAATKADKKSPAVSLAYANAYLDIDSLDKAIVYFSKAKELDENLPEVYVGLAESYGRQNIAVLAISNFQKAAELDSTSAVIRYKLGKAYYKNRQYNDCVKEFEAAINLDPKNDVYVFDVADIFYRAKLWRESALFFAKYVALKKDNPVAYDEYGKALFSGKYYKDALPVLEQAITLNPKAFDLKPMLARSEYETGDYQKAVDNYKVIPRDSLGAEDFVRIGRSYARLKMPDSAIANFEKAGMLDTASTEFAADLAPLYMGKKMYDKAADQYDRKLKSDPKNVGALVNGGVCYMVIGKYDTAKTMMQKVIELRPDFFQAYLYLAKCYYLLDSYELAEKQYQLVISIIDTIKVEGSDAKAKDEKYGPQLLEANKFIGLIELLSKHYPSAIENLKKAITYESKEKKDSEAHLWLAQSYALSLGDKTITVDAAQALKDKAIEEYKVVLKIDPKNAAANKELKQLEGG from the coding sequence ATGTACTATCTATGTAAGCACACCGCAGCCTTCTTATTTCTTGTCGCCCTGTCTGAATGCGCGTACGGTCAGGACGACCTTTCGCTCGGGAGAGATGCACTGCAGCGAAAGTCGTACGACACGGCGATCGTGGTGCTGTCGAGGGCTCAGAAGGCCGCTCCGCGTGTGCTGGAGACCAATTTCTATCTTGGCGAAGCGTTTCGATTGAAGGGAGTGAAGGATTCAGCCGAGTATTTTTTGCAGCGGGCCGTCGATATCAACGAAACGTATCTTCCGGCATGGTCGTCACTCGGTACATTGATGATCAAGACGGGGCAGTGGGACAAGGCGGCGAAGGTTTTCGCGGCCGCGACGAAGGCGGATAAGAAAAGCCCCGCCGTTTCTTTGGCATACGCCAATGCCTACCTCGACATCGATTCGCTCGATAAGGCCATCGTTTACTTCTCGAAAGCCAAAGAACTTGATGAAAATCTCCCCGAAGTGTACGTCGGCCTCGCAGAATCGTACGGCAGGCAAAACATCGCCGTTCTCGCGATCTCGAATTTTCAAAAAGCGGCTGAACTCGATTCGACGTCCGCGGTGATTCGCTATAAGCTGGGGAAAGCATACTACAAGAATCGTCAGTACAACGATTGCGTCAAAGAATTCGAGGCGGCGATCAATCTCGACCCGAAGAACGACGTTTATGTGTTCGATGTTGCAGACATCTTTTATCGCGCAAAGCTCTGGCGGGAATCGGCGTTGTTCTTCGCCAAGTATGTTGCGTTGAAAAAGGACAATCCCGTCGCCTACGACGAATATGGCAAAGCACTTTTCTCGGGAAAATACTATAAAGATGCCCTTCCGGTGCTCGAACAGGCGATCACTCTTAACCCCAAGGCGTTCGATTTGAAACCAATGCTCGCGCGGTCCGAGTACGAAACGGGAGACTATCAGAAGGCAGTTGACAACTATAAAGTTATCCCGAGAGATTCTCTCGGCGCCGAGGATTTTGTCCGCATCGGCCGTTCATATGCGAGGTTGAAAATGCCGGACAGCGCGATCGCGAATTTTGAGAAAGCGGGTATGCTGGACACGGCGTCCACGGAATTTGCCGCCGACCTCGCTCCGCTCTATATGGGAAAGAAGATGTATGATAAGGCGGCGGACCAATACGACCGGAAACTGAAGTCGGACCCGAAGAACGTCGGCGCGCTCGTGAACGGCGGCGTCTGCTACATGGTCATCGGCAAATACGATACGGCGAAGACGATGATGCAGAAGGTGATCGAACTGCGCCCCGACTTCTTCCAGGCCTATTTGTACCTCGCCAAATGTTACTACCTCCTCGACTCGTACGAACTCGCCGAGAAACAGTATCAGCTTGTCATTTCGATTATCGATACCATTAAGGTCGAAGGGAGCGATGCCAAAGCCAAGGATGAAAAATACGGCCCGCAATTGCTTGAGGCGAACAAATTCATAGGCTTGATCGAGCTCCTTTCAAAACACTATCCGTCTGCCATCGAAAACCTGAAAAAGGCGATCACGTACGAATCGAAAGAGAAGAAAGACTCGGAGGCCCATCTTTGGCTCGCGCAGTCGTACGCTCTTTCACTCGGCGATAAAACGATCACCGTCGACGCTGCTCAGGCGCTCAAAGATAAAGCCATCGAGGAATACAAGGTTGTGTTGAAGATCGACCCAAAGAACGCGGCCGCGAATAAGGAGCTGAAACAGCTTGAAGGGGGGTAA
- the amrA gene encoding AmmeMemoRadiSam system protein A, protein MLSPAEKRELLDIAWKSVRRTVQGNAHGPIKAPRQSINTESMLWQPAGAFVSLYRHGELRGCLGLIVSEAPLAETVSQLAGRTATEDPRFPAVTPGELDGLRIEISILSPLKEISAIEEIQVGKHGLFIVAGMYRGLLLPQVAVKHRWNVTRFLEETCIKAGLPPDQWKHAETAIYTFTAEIIEQETK, encoded by the coding sequence ATGCTAAGTCCGGCCGAGAAAAGAGAGTTGTTGGACATTGCATGGAAATCGGTTCGTCGGACGGTGCAGGGGAATGCCCACGGGCCGATAAAGGCACCGCGCCAGAGTATCAACACCGAAAGTATGTTGTGGCAGCCGGCCGGTGCGTTTGTTTCGCTGTACCGGCACGGCGAGCTGCGGGGGTGCCTCGGACTCATTGTTTCGGAGGCGCCCCTCGCTGAAACTGTCTCGCAGTTAGCAGGGCGGACGGCAACCGAGGATCCCCGGTTTCCTGCCGTCACACCGGGTGAATTGGACGGCCTCCGGATCGAGATTTCAATTCTCTCTCCCCTCAAAGAAATATCGGCGATCGAGGAGATTCAGGTCGGGAAGCATGGACTCTTTATCGTTGCAGGGATGTACCGCGGTCTGCTTCTTCCCCAGGTTGCGGTAAAGCATCGTTGGAACGTGACCCGGTTTCTCGAAGAGACGTGCATCAAAGCAGGCTTGCCCCCCGACCAGTGGAAACACGCCGAGACGGCTATTTATACTTTTACGGCCGAAATAATTGAACAAGAGACAAAATGA
- a CDS encoding energy transducer TonB, whose protein sequence is MSATAPIVSAKYGAYELRGLYQKYAIRALIFAAVFHLVGIGAYYGVVYLTTEDEPVYTVRIMKYSDLGPPPSITNSQAAPAVSVSAAAAKPTVGTPVPVPDAEISPEATIASQTELQQIGPVGDPNAAGSGGPVSIQNDVKIEDDGPPPDFVPVEKQPTPVKNPSPIYPEIARRAGVEGTVWVKIWVDKEGKAKKAQILKSDAELFNQAAIDAAMQWVFTPAVMNNGPVAVWVSIPFKFKLNQGH, encoded by the coding sequence ATGTCAGCAACAGCACCAATCGTTAGTGCAAAATATGGTGCGTATGAGTTGCGCGGATTGTATCAGAAGTACGCAATTCGCGCGTTGATCTTTGCCGCTGTTTTCCACCTGGTCGGCATTGGTGCATACTATGGCGTCGTCTATCTGACGACCGAGGACGAGCCGGTGTATACCGTCCGCATCATGAAATACAGCGACCTCGGTCCGCCCCCCTCCATCACAAATTCTCAGGCGGCTCCCGCAGTCTCGGTTTCGGCCGCTGCCGCAAAGCCCACGGTCGGAACGCCGGTACCGGTTCCCGACGCTGAAATCAGTCCGGAAGCAACGATCGCTTCCCAGACCGAATTGCAGCAGATCGGCCCCGTCGGCGACCCCAACGCAGCGGGGAGCGGTGGCCCGGTGTCCATCCAGAACGACGTCAAGATTGAGGACGACGGTCCTCCGCCCGATTTCGTGCCGGTGGAAAAGCAGCCCACGCCCGTCAAGAATCCATCTCCCATCTACCCGGAGATCGCCCGTCGTGCGGGGGTCGAAGGAACCGTTTGGGTCAAGATTTGGGTCGACAAAGAAGGAAAAGCGAAGAAGGCCCAGATCCTGAAGTCGGATGCCGAGCTGTTCAACCAGGCTGCCATCGACGCCGCTATGCAGTGGGTCTTCACCCCTGCGGTGATGAACAACGGCCCGGTCGCGGTATGGGTTTCCATTCCGTTCAAATTTAAGTTGAACCAGGGACACTAA
- a CDS encoding DUF5683 domain-containing protein, which translates to MTDPSSGKEYHAYDESYALVVGIDAYTHADVRTSAVSSATAFRELLMSRFGFRAENIAFLLNDGAKKTDISEALEKFRHLHADDRLLIFLSGRGYTAIDETKKEYGFFVPVDGDVRSPGRAVATCIPLDAIGNLMRATAAKSVLTLMDFTVGGLPVDRKFTGVPPPRVGFQRILSLPSKEIFAAGGTTESQLEDPSSGLSYFTSKLIETLSSETADVNDDGIITGTEMAARTSIDIMAAAQRRLHPQFGFIGASEGDFPFILPNAADTSHVSVLVAPSGAQLFIDNKEVKEADGGIPVVSPTTGVHTLRVTHEGYNPFVADFFVNGRVSVRADIDLEQIPPTGLLVKVSAPDAKISVDGKFVGMPDASLFLAKIENGKHTVRADLEGYFSDSASVVIEKPVQYVVFLKLIPRNGFITVHASKEVVITLNGTEIGTESVLKKEVLPGSYTIGLSGIGYSSEEHAVIVHDTEKVVLNYPMSRPTLAGALVRSAVFPGWGQSYSGRHGIVYSGIFILCAAASVDLQLAYAKANSNYMTSVRNYSGAQNQADSVKLLEQVTSNRTKKNNANYYRFAAFGVTGAFYLYSILNVWNNDPAELIRKEEEESKQGKGVLRVSLGFAQEGPAVLLSYRF; encoded by the coding sequence ATGACCGACCCTTCTTCCGGGAAAGAATATCACGCTTATGATGAAAGCTACGCGCTGGTCGTCGGGATTGACGCATACACCCATGCCGATGTCCGGACGTCAGCGGTCTCTTCCGCGACGGCCTTCAGGGAATTGCTGATGTCGCGGTTTGGGTTCCGCGCGGAGAACATCGCCTTTCTGCTCAACGATGGGGCAAAAAAAACCGACATCAGTGAAGCGCTCGAAAAATTTCGACATTTGCATGCGGACGATCGGCTGCTGATCTTTCTCTCCGGCAGAGGGTATACGGCGATTGATGAAACGAAAAAAGAGTATGGCTTTTTTGTACCTGTTGACGGAGATGTCCGATCGCCGGGACGGGCCGTCGCAACCTGCATTCCTCTTGACGCGATAGGAAATCTCATGAGAGCGACCGCTGCGAAGTCGGTGCTCACGTTAATGGATTTTACGGTCGGAGGCCTTCCTGTTGACCGGAAATTCACCGGCGTGCCGCCGCCGCGCGTCGGCTTCCAGCGTATTTTGAGCTTGCCGTCGAAAGAAATATTTGCTGCGGGAGGGACGACGGAGTCGCAGCTTGAGGACCCGTCTTCCGGACTAAGCTACTTCACCTCGAAATTGATCGAAACGCTTTCTTCCGAGACGGCCGATGTCAACGACGACGGGATCATCACCGGCACGGAGATGGCTGCGCGGACATCCATCGATATTATGGCTGCGGCGCAGCGCAGACTTCACCCGCAGTTCGGGTTCATCGGCGCAAGCGAAGGGGACTTTCCTTTCATTCTTCCAAACGCTGCCGATACGTCGCATGTCTCGGTCTTGGTCGCTCCGTCCGGTGCGCAGCTCTTCATCGACAATAAGGAAGTGAAAGAGGCGGACGGGGGGATCCCTGTTGTCTCGCCGACGACAGGAGTTCATACGCTTCGGGTCACCCATGAAGGATACAATCCCTTTGTTGCCGATTTTTTTGTCAATGGAAGAGTGTCAGTCCGGGCGGACATCGACCTTGAGCAGATCCCGCCGACGGGGTTGCTGGTGAAGGTTTCGGCTCCCGATGCTAAAATTTCGGTAGACGGGAAATTTGTCGGCATGCCGGATGCGAGCCTGTTTCTCGCCAAAATCGAAAATGGAAAGCACACCGTCCGCGCCGACCTCGAGGGATACTTTTCCGACTCAGCTTCCGTCGTCATCGAGAAGCCGGTCCAGTATGTTGTTTTTCTGAAACTTATTCCGCGCAATGGATTCATTACGGTTCATGCAAGCAAAGAAGTCGTCATCACTCTCAACGGTACGGAAATCGGCACGGAGAGCGTTTTGAAGAAAGAAGTCCTCCCGGGTTCTTACACGATCGGGCTTTCCGGAATTGGGTACAGCTCGGAAGAGCATGCCGTGATCGTACACGACACGGAGAAGGTCGTGCTCAATTACCCGATGTCCCGTCCGACGCTGGCGGGAGCGTTGGTGCGGTCTGCAGTGTTTCCGGGATGGGGGCAATCGTACAGCGGCAGGCACGGGATCGTCTACAGCGGCATTTTTATTCTTTGCGCAGCCGCCTCAGTTGACCTGCAGCTCGCGTATGCGAAAGCGAATTCCAATTACATGACAAGCGTGCGCAACTACAGCGGAGCTCAGAACCAGGCCGATTCTGTGAAACTTTTGGAGCAAGTCACAAGCAACCGAACGAAAAAGAATAACGCGAATTATTATAGATTTGCAGCCTTCGGTGTTACCGGAGCTTTTTATCTTTATAGCATCCTGAATGTCTGGAATAACGACCCTGCAGAGTTGATCCGTAAGGAAGAAGAGGAATCAAAGCAGGGGAAGGGTGTTTTGCGTGTCTCCTTAGGGTTCGCTCAGGAAGGTCCGGCCGTTCTTCTGTCCTATCGGTTCTGA
- a CDS encoding MotA/TolQ/ExbB proton channel family protein, with product MKQGMFNTILITAAFVIGFCIFEFLLPEFIQKGGPLVVALLALSIMVVTYVIERILSLRKAQGKAALEKFLSTLIKHVSAGDLEAAISACDGQRGSLANIIKSGLERFSEIRGDKAMEAKDKMGEVQRVIEEATMLEMPILEKNLIALSTIASIATMVGLLGTVIGMIRSFAALAHAGSADAVQLSQGISEALINTAGGISIAITSIVCYNFFTTKIDGMTYMIDEASYDVIQNLKSKL from the coding sequence ATGAAACAAGGAATGTTCAACACAATCCTGATAACAGCGGCGTTTGTGATCGGGTTCTGTATCTTTGAATTCTTGCTCCCCGAGTTCATCCAGAAGGGCGGTCCGCTGGTGGTTGCGCTGCTCGCTCTTTCGATCATGGTCGTGACGTACGTTATTGAAAGAATTCTCTCCCTTCGAAAAGCCCAGGGAAAGGCCGCTCTTGAAAAATTCCTGTCGACGCTGATCAAACATGTCTCGGCCGGCGACCTTGAGGCCGCAATTTCTGCCTGCGACGGCCAGCGAGGCTCGCTTGCAAACATCATCAAATCGGGTCTGGAGAGGTTCAGCGAGATCCGCGGCGATAAGGCGATGGAAGCCAAAGATAAGATGGGCGAGGTCCAGCGGGTGATCGAAGAAGCCACGATGCTCGAGATGCCGATTCTGGAGAAGAACCTGATAGCTCTGTCGACGATCGCCTCCATCGCGACGATGGTGGGGCTGCTCGGAACGGTCATCGGGATGATCCGTTCGTTCGCCGCTCTGGCACATGCCGGTTCCGCGGACGCCGTCCAGCTCTCGCAAGGTATCTCCGAGGCGTTGATCAACACCGCCGGCGGAATTTCGATCGCCATCACGTCGATTGTCTGCTACAATTTTTTCACGACGAAGATCGACGGCATGACGTACATGATCGACGAAGCAAGCTACGATGTCATTCAGAATCTGAAATCCAAACTTTAA
- a CDS encoding STAS domain-containing protein, with protein MKLKVATEHNGEVLIIEPKGALVGGEETDELREAVAESIEKGNKKLIVDLGKVTYMNSTAIGALVSAHTSYTNRKGKIVLCNVNKSIKNIFIVTKLSMIFQVVDTRPDAVLAFT; from the coding sequence ATGAAGTTAAAAGTCGCCACGGAACACAATGGTGAGGTTCTTATAATTGAGCCCAAAGGGGCGCTTGTCGGCGGAGAAGAGACCGATGAGCTGCGTGAGGCTGTCGCGGAATCCATCGAGAAAGGGAATAAAAAACTTATCGTCGATCTGGGAAAAGTGACGTACATGAATTCGACGGCAATCGGCGCGTTGGTATCGGCTCATACCTCCTACACAAACCGAAAAGGAAAGATCGTTCTCTGCAATGTGAATAAAAGCATCAAGAACATTTTTATCGTCACAAAGCTTTCGATGATTTTCCAGGTTGTTGACACCCGGCCCGATGCCGTGCTGGCATTTACATAA
- a CDS encoding biopolymer transporter ExbD, with product MAEVDVKESRGKQKHSKKKRRRVGVRIDMTPMVDIAFLLLTFFMLTTTMNKPQAMEINLPPGDSKVDVPASNLLTLRVSENGTIYWNLGTEKPEKVTPAELRKVLKEKNSANPKLITLIKVDRKGKYIMMVNIMDELNVSDITRFSLAPFDDKDKQLIEKI from the coding sequence ATGGCTGAAGTAGATGTCAAAGAGTCTCGAGGCAAGCAGAAACACTCGAAGAAGAAACGACGGCGTGTCGGCGTTCGCATCGACATGACGCCGATGGTCGATATTGCGTTTCTCTTATTGACCTTCTTCATGTTGACCACGACGATGAACAAGCCGCAGGCGATGGAAATCAATCTCCCCCCGGGCGATTCGAAAGTCGATGTGCCGGCGTCGAATCTGTTGACGCTGCGCGTGTCCGAAAACGGGACCATCTATTGGAACCTCGGCACCGAAAAGCCGGAGAAGGTCACGCCGGCGGAACTGCGGAAGGTCCTGAAGGAAAAGAACAGCGCGAACCCGAAACTGATCACGCTGATCAAGGTCGACCGCAAGGGAAAATATATCATGATGGTCAACATCATGGATGAGTTGAACGTCTCGGATATTACGCGGTTCAGTCTGGCGCCGTTTGACGACAAGGACAAACAGCTCATCGAGAAAATTTAA